The following proteins come from a genomic window of Megalobrama amblycephala isolate DHTTF-2021 linkage group LG1, ASM1881202v1, whole genome shotgun sequence:
- the sst2 gene encoding somatostatin 2 — MASSQLHLTVSLLCFAMTAGIISGSRSHMIMNSALQASHGTSADEEMPERYSLPELQWLLSNSDPAAIQSDSPSLGLLQSGLDLMRRDNGEKERKPGCKNYFWKSRTAC, encoded by the exons ATGGCCTCCTCCCAACTTCACCTCACTGTCTCCCTGCTCTGTTTTGCCATGACAGCAGGCATCATATCAGGCAGTCGATCTCACATGATTATGAATTCTGCGCTACAGGCATCTCATGGCACTTCAGCTGATGAAGAG ATGCCAGAGAGATACTCCCTTCCAGAGCTCCAGTGGTTGCTCAGTAACTCAGACCCAGCAGCCATCCAGTCTGACAGCCCATCTCTGGGATTACTACAGAGTGGACTGGACCTAATGAGGAGAGACAATGGAGAAAAAGAGCGAAAGCCAGGCTGCAAGAATTACTTCTGGAAATCCAGAACAGCATGCTAA